The following coding sequences lie in one Fusarium poae strain DAOMC 252244 chromosome 1, whole genome shotgun sequence genomic window:
- the POB3 gene encoding FACT complex subunit (BUSCO:17957at5125) yields MTAIESFDNIYLDLSKESGKCRFAETGFGWKPVGGGDTFTLDHNNIASAQWSRAAKGYEIKIVQRSKSGIIQLDGFQQEDYDRLAKVFKNWYSTVLESKEHALRGWNWGKAEFSKSELTFSVQNRPAFELAYSEIGNTNLAGRNEVAVEMALPESGANAQLGGARSKGSKAAAGRDQLVEMRFYIPGVTTRKEAEGEDAGSDAGNDEQEKNAATLFYETLIDKAEIGETAGDTIATFLDVLHLTPRGRFDIDMYEASFRLRGKTYDYKIQYEAIKKFMVLPKPDEVHYMLVMGLDPPLRQGQTRYPFVVMQFKKDEEVTIDLNLNEDELKSKYQDKLEPHYEEPLHQVVAKIFRGLGNRKISSPAKDFITHRNQYGIKCSIKASEGFLYCLEKAFMFVPKPATYIAYEQTQSVTFSRVSGAVSALSTFDITVLLKNGAGSSQFSNISREDLKALESFFKLKGLRVKNEIDEDANLLAAAINQQMDDSEDEVAAKADRGSADEDEESVDEDFRTDSESDVAEEYDSAHESDGSGSDESNVDEDEQDDDDGEDEEERPKKKKKTG; encoded by the exons ATGACTGCTAT CGAGAGTTTCGATAACATCTACTTGGATCTCTCCAAGGAGAGCGGCAAGTGTAGATTTGCCGAGACCGGTTTCGGATGGAAGCCTGTTGGCGGCGGCGATACCTTCACACTCGATCACAACAACATCGCCTCTGCGCAATGGAGTCGCGCCGCCAAGGGGTACGAGATCAAGATTGTCCAACGTTCAAAATCAGGTATCATCCAACTCGATGGATTCCAGCAGGAAGACTACGATCGACTTGCCAAGGTGTTCAAGAACTGGTATAGCACGGTCCTCGAGAGCAAGGAGCATGCCCTACGCGGATGGAATTGGGGCAAGGCTGAATTCTCCAAATCCGAGCTCACCTTCAGCGTTCAAAACCGACCTGCTTTCGAGCTAGCGTATTCGGAAATCGGTAACACTAACCTTGCTGGTCGAAATGAGGTTGCAGTCGAGATGGCTCTTCCCGAGTCTGGTGCTAATGCCCAACTTGGCGGCGCCCGATCCAAGGGCTCTAAAGCTGCCGCCGGCCGAGATCAGCTTGTCGAGATGCGATTCTACATTCCCGGTGTGACGACCCGAAAAGAGGCTGAAGGAGAGGACGCTGGTAGTGATGCCGGTAACGACGAGCAAGAAAAGAATGCCGCGACTCTATTCTACGAAACTTTGATCGATAAGGCGGAGATTGGCGAGACTGCTGGCGATACTATTGCCACCTTCCTGGATGTCCTACATCTCACCCCCAG AGGTCGTTTCGATATCGACATGTACGAAGCCTCTTTCCGACTTCGAGGTAAAACATATGACTACAAGATTCAGTACGAGGCTATCAAGAAGTTTATGGTACTTCCTAAGCCTGATGAGGTGCACTACATGCTTGTCATGGGTCTTGATCCACCTCTGCGCCAGGGTCAAACACGATACCCATTCGTTGTAATGCAATTTAAGAAAGACGAGGAGGTCACTATTGACCTGAACCTCAACGAGGACGAGCTCAAGAGCAAGTACCAAGATAAGCTCGAGCCTCACTACGAGGAACCCCTCCATCAAGTTGTGGCCAAGATATTCCGTGGTCTGGGTAATAGGAAGATTTCATCTCCTGCCAAGGACTTTATCAC ACACCGCAACCAATACGGCATCAAGTGCTCTATCAAGGCAAGTGAGGGTTTCCTCTACTGCCTCGAGAAAGCCTTTATGTTTGTTCCCAAGCCCGCTACATATATCGCGTATGAGCAGACTCAATCGGTCACTTTCTCGCGTGTTAGTGGAGCTGTTTCGGCACTGTCGACATTCGACATCACAGTCCTTCTCAAGAACGGCGCCGGCTCATCTCAGTTCAGCAACATTAGTCGTGAGGATCTCAAGGCTCTTGAAAGCTTCTTTAAGCTCAAGGGCTTACGAGTCAAGAACGAGATTGATGAGGATGCCAACCTCCTTGCTGCTGCCATCAACCAGCAGATGGACGATTCCGAAGACGAGGTGGCCGCAAAGGCTGATCGCGGATCGGctgatgaagacgaagagagtGTGGATGAAGATTTCCGCACTGACAGTGAAAGTGATGTTGCAGAAGAGTACGACAGTGCTCACGAGAGTGATGGCTCGGGCAGCGACGAAAGCAACGTAGACGAAGACGAacaggacgacgacgacggggaggacgaagaggagcgccccaagaagaagaagaagacgggcTGA